In the Nitrospirales bacterium LBB_01 genome, one interval contains:
- a CDS encoding VWA domain-containing protein produces MYNVEISRSNPGCFLFLIDQSGSMGDPFGGNPSLLKSHGVADAVNRLLSNLVIKCSKDDGIRNYFEVGVIGYGNPDVSSAFMGTLAGRELVKIEEIGNNPLRIEERLQQISSADGETVQKSVKFPVWIEPLARNGTPMCKAFETARSIVEKWIALNLNSYPPIIINITDGDATDGNPIPYARDLMRLNTNDGNVLLFNIHISTQHSVPIIYPDKAPTISDEYAALLFEISSLLPDTFITAALNDGYVVNQQSRGFGFNADLISLISFIDIGTRVGMLR; encoded by the coding sequence ATGTATAATGTTGAAATAAGCCGCAGTAATCCGGGGTGTTTCCTGTTTTTGATAGATCAGTCGGGTTCAATGGGTGATCCATTCGGCGGGAATCCATCGCTGTTAAAAAGTCACGGAGTTGCTGATGCCGTTAACAGGCTTCTTTCCAATCTTGTGATAAAATGCTCTAAGGACGATGGCATCAGAAATTATTTTGAGGTTGGCGTCATTGGCTATGGCAACCCTGATGTCTCCTCTGCTTTTATGGGGACGCTTGCCGGGCGTGAGCTTGTAAAGATTGAGGAAATCGGCAATAATCCTCTTAGAATTGAAGAGCGTCTTCAACAAATATCCTCAGCCGATGGCGAGACTGTTCAAAAGAGCGTAAAATTTCCAGTCTGGATTGAACCCCTTGCTCGTAACGGCACCCCCATGTGCAAGGCTTTTGAGACGGCACGCTCAATTGTAGAAAAATGGATTGCCCTGAACCTTAACAGCTATCCTCCGATTATTATAAATATCACTGACGGCGACGCCACAGACGGTAACCCGATTCCCTATGCCCGTGACCTTATGCGCCTTAATACTAATGACGGCAATGTGCTGCTTTTTAATATTCACATCTCAACTCAGCACTCCGTGCCGATTATCTATCCCGATAAAGCCCCCACAATTTCTGATGAGTACGCAGCTCTTTTGTTTGAAATATCAAGTCTCCTGCCGGATACATTCATAACTGCTGCTCTTAACGATGGCTATGTCGTAAATCAGCAGAGCAGAGGGTTTGGGTTCAATGCCGATCTTATCTCCCTGATTAGCTTTATTGATATAGGAACTAGAGTCGGAATGTTACGATAG
- the hisH gene encoding imidazole glycerol phosphate synthase subunit HisH has protein sequence MIAIVDYGMGNLRSVQKGFLKVGIDALVTSKASDIDNAAGVVIPGVGAFKDCMGNLQSLNLIETIKRSIEKGKPLLGICLGLQLLFTESEEFGNSAGLGVFKGKVVKFTDKNLKIPHMGWNVVSYKRKPPLFDGIEDGNYFYFVHSYYVSPEDQSIISGVTPYGVEFTSMIWKDNVFAMQFHPEKSQSHGLKILENFGKIVKAA, from the coding sequence ATGATAGCTATAGTGGATTACGGAATGGGGAATCTCAGAAGTGTGCAAAAGGGATTTCTGAAAGTTGGAATTGATGCTCTTGTCACAAGCAAAGCAAGCGATATAGATAACGCAGCAGGGGTGGTAATTCCTGGCGTTGGCGCTTTCAAAGATTGTATGGGAAATCTACAAAGCCTCAATCTTATTGAAACGATAAAACGTTCAATTGAAAAAGGGAAACCGCTTCTTGGTATATGTCTTGGGCTTCAACTGCTATTTACAGAGTCCGAGGAATTTGGCAACTCGGCTGGGCTGGGAGTTTTTAAGGGTAAAGTCGTCAAGTTTACTGATAAAAACCTTAAAATCCCTCACATGGGCTGGAATGTGGTGTCCTATAAGAGAAAACCGCCGCTTTTTGACGGCATTGAAGATGGTAACTATTTCTACTTTGTCCACTCATATTATGTCTCACCTGAGGATCAGTCAATAATTTCCGGAGTGACTCCTTATGGAGTGGAGTTTACCTCTATGATTTGGAAAGACAATGTGTTTGCCATGCAGTTTCACCCTGAAAAGAGCCAATCGCACGGTCTTAAGATTCTTGAAAACTTCGGCAAAATTGTTAAAGCTGCCTGA